ATAGAAGTAGAGTACAAAATAAATATGATAAAAAAAGAAATAATTATAATGTTACATATGATAAGACCCCAGCGTACATTTTGATACCACATCGTCTCTTGCATATACGGATGTACAATGATAGACATATATGCAAAAGACGCAAATATTGCAAAACAACTACTTAAGAAAAACACTTTATAATTACGCCAATTCCCCTTTATATTTTGCAGCGCTAGTTGCCGAATGTTCATCTATCGTCCCCCTGTAACTTACTACATAGGCAAAAAGCTAGAGGTTTCCCTAGCTTTTTACGTGTTTTAAATATCCTCTTTGCGCGATCATAAAGTAAATGGCAGAAGCTACAATGTATGCGCCAATTACGATCGCACCTGATTTCCATAAATCAATATAAAGCATTTTCCCTAACGTATGAAGAGCAAATCCACTATGAATTGTACCGATTAAGATTGGGATAAAGAAGATAACGCCCATTTGTCGAATTGCAATTTTATGAATTTCTTTGTCTGTCATACCGATTCTCTTTAACGATTTAAACTGAATACGGTCTTGTTCTTTATCGTTAAACCATTTAAAGTATGTCATGCTACAAGCGAAGAAGAAGAACAGTACTGCTACGAAGAAACCGATGAACATTGTAATTGCTCCTGATTCTCTTATATCTTTATAAGCAAACACTGAATTTTTCAGTTCTCCTTGCTTTTCTGGCGCAATTTCCTTTTTCAAATCTAACACAAGGTCTTCAGTACTCTTCCAATCTTCAATATAATAACCGTAATATTTCGTCTTTTCTTCATCTGGTACGAGCTTTGCATATTTCTCAAAATCTTGATCATTCACAATAAGATATTCATCATCATTAAAAACAGAATATGAAGTTGGTTCATTTAACTGAACAGACTGTTTTTGCCCATTAATTGTAATTTCATATGGCTTCGCACGATCTATCTTCACTAGATCATTTGTCATATCACTCATGATCATCGTCGCACTACCTGGTGCATTATGAACTTCTCTAACTTCTTCCCTTTTTTGTTTACGCACTTCCGCATTATATTCTTTCTCTGCAATAATCGCTGTTGGCACTTCATGTTCACTGTTAAAAAACGCTATTTTCTGTGTTGCAGGTAGTTTTACGTAGGTTATTTTTCGTGCATCTTCAAATCCATTCTTTTTTAATAATACCTGTACTTTTTCCTCGTTAATAATGGTATGCGTATTTATACCCTTTTCCTCATATGAAATAGCATGTGGCGTAAGATCTATCGTTTTCGCACTCATATTTTCAAAATATACATAAAGCGTACCAACTGCTGAAGAAACAACAGCTGTAATGATAGAAATAACAAATAGAAAACGAGCATTATCTTTCATTTTATAAATAAGATTGCTAAGGACGAACATGTTTGGATATGTATAAAATGATTGTTTTCTTTTTTGCAATGCTTTTAAAACGACTGTACTACCTTGTGTAAATAGTAAATACGTTCCTCCAATTGTCAGTCCGACGATTGGTAAGAAATACATTATAAAATTCATAATTGTTACTTGGAAACAAAGGACATACGCTGCAATAATACATCCTATTCCTGCTACACATAACCATGTAAATGCAAACGGCTCTACTTTTTGTTTTCTAGCTTCCCTTAATAAATCAATAATTTGCAAACGTCCTACTGTCCAAACACTAAACAATGATAGGATTAAAAAGAGGATAAAGTATATGCCAGCTGTAATAAGAACTGCTTTTCCATTCCACACAAGCGGCAATGTTTTATCAACTTTTAGTAAGACACTGAGTGCTTGGAAAAATAGTTTTGAACAAAGCATTCCAATCCCGATACCTACTACAATTGCAGTACTACCTAACATAAGTTGTTCTAATATAATCATTCTGCCAAGTTGAGACTTTGTTCCGCCTATTAATGTTAATAAACCGAATTCTTTTTTTCTTGCTCGTAAAAACGTTGAATTTGCATATAAAATAAAGAGTGCTGAGAAGATGACTACGATGTAATTCATTGATTCTAACCCTTTTGTAATCATCGTCTTCATACTAATATTACCGCTTACGACATCTGGATGATAAATGAAGGAAGCATACATGAAAAATACGACAATCGATAAACAACTACTAATAAGGAATGCTTTATAATTACGCCAATTTCCTTTTACGTTATTAAGCGCGAGCTGGCGAAAGTTCATGATATTCTCCTCCTAGCATCGCAAGTACGTCTAAAATTTCTTGGAAAAAGGCTTGCTTCGTTCTTCCTTTGTGTATTTCTGAGAAGATCTCTCCATCACGTATGAAGAGGATGCGTTCACAATAGCTAGCCGCTACTGGATCATGCGTAACCATTGCAATCGTTACTTTCTTTTGCTCATGCAAATCTTGAAGTGCTCCCATTAATGATTTCGCTGACTTAGAATCTAAGTTTCCCGTTGGCTCATCCGCTAAAATTAACGTCGGTTCATGAATGATTGCTCTCGCAGCTGCTGCACGTTGTTGTTGTCCGCCTGATACTTCATATACTTTTTTATTTAAAATTTCTTCGATGTTTAAAAACTTCGCAATTTCCAGTACTTTTGTATCGATTTCATTTACAGATTTCTTCGCCATTACAAGCGGTAAAATAATATTTTCTTTAATCGATAACGTATCAAGTAAGTTAAAATCTTGGAAAATGAATCCTAAATGTGTACGGCGAAACTCTGCTAATTTTGCTGCACGCATTTGATTAATTTCTTCACCATTTACAAGCACATGACCTGAAGTTTGCTTATCAATTGTTGCTAATAAATTTAAAAGCGTTGTTTTTCCGCTTCCTGAAGGACCCATAATCCCTACAAATTCGCCTTCTTCAATTTTAAAATTTATATCATTTAAAGCAGTCGTCGCTACTGAACCTTTCGATTGATACACCTTTGTTAAGCCTTTTACTTCAAGAACACTCATTTCTAATCCCCCTATGTGTTTTCTTCTTACATTTACTATAAGAAAAATAAGAAAAAGAAACGATTGATTTTCCTTACAAAACGTTTTGTTATCTTACAGTTTTGTCATTTTTCTCATCAATGCATGATATTCTTCATCTTTTGCAAATTGGAATGTGAATGTCGTTCCTTCTCCTTCAGCCGATTGAACATACATTCCATGATGTAAATTATCGCAAATTTCCTTCGTAATATATAAACCCATTCCAGTCGCTTCTCTCGTTTTACGGCCGTTTATTCCCGTAAAGAATGGATCAAATATGCGCTTTACATCTTGCTCTGGAATACCGATTCCATTGTCCTTAATATGTAGTAACACCTTTTGATCTTTCTCTTCAATTTGAAATTGAATTTCTTTTTTCTCTGCTTCTGCAATTTTTGTATACTTAATTGCATTTACAACAATTTGGCTCATGGCGATACTAAGCCACTTTCTATCAGACGCAATCATACAAGCTTCTTCTTCAACCATCAGTTTCGGAAATACAGACGATTGAATGAACGACTTTCGATTTTCATTAATAATATCTCGAATGACATCTATAACATTTACTACTTCTACTTTATAATCCTTCGCAAACTGATCTAATCTTGCCATATGTAACGCTAAATCTAAGCCATTTAAAATACGGTTATTTTCTTCACGAATACTTTCAATCGTTCCCCTTGCCTCACGATGTTCCTTACCATATTTCTGTAACAATAATTCAATAACCGATACTGGTGTTTTCATTTGATGAATCCATTGGTTCATAAATATCATTTGCTGTTGCTCTTTCGCATGCTGTTTATGAACTTCATTCATATATTGCTGCCTTAATAGCGTAAACGATTCGACGACCATCTCTTGTTCTGACGTATAAGAAGTATCGATAAGTAAGGAGTCATGTAATGTATTTCCGCCAGTAACATACTTTTCGATCCTCTTTAAAAACACACTCCGTTTTCGGTAATCGTAAATGAGGTATACAGTAAACACAACTGTCCCTAATAAAAGTCCGTATAACCACGTGCTCCAATCAATGGATTTCTTTTCTAAAAGACTTTGCAACTGCAAAACGAGCCCAAATAAACAAAGGCTAACAATATAAGAAAGAATTAAAGAAAAGCGGTCCATGAGGTAATTTTTAACCTTCATGCCCTTCGCCCCACTCTGTAAGAAGCGCATAACCATATCCACGTTTCGTTACAATTGCATTTTTAATGCCTAACTCCTCTAGTTTCTTCCTTACACGTTTTACATTTACGGTTAATGTATTATCATCAACAAAGGCTACTTCATCCCACAGGGCCTCTAATAGTTCTTCGCGCGTTACGTATTGATTCGCCTGTTTCATTAAACACTCTAATAAGTAAAATTCATTTTTTGTCAGTTCTGTTTGTTGCCCTTGCCACTCAACAACGTGTTGAGAAGGGAATAACAACAGTCCATTTACACCTAAACAATCACTCTCAGCAGCAGCAGCATACTCACCATACCCACGGCGAAGTGCACTTTTCACCTTTGCCATTACAATATCTAAGTGGAATGGCTTCGTAATGTAATCATCTCCACCATTTTCAATCGCCATTACTTGATCCATTTCCCCTGTTCTTGCAGAAACAAAAATAATCGGCGCATTCGATACAGTGCGGATTTGACGACACCAATAGAAACCATCAAAGTACGGTAAATTAATATCGAGTAACACTAGATGTGGATTTATTTTTACGAACTCATTTTTTATATGACGTAAATCACTTACTCTAAATGATTGATAGCCATACCTTTCTAAATGCTCCTCTAATATTCCCGCGATTTTCTCATCGTCTTCTACAATTAATATTTTATACATGTTCTCTTTCTCCCCATAAATATTCTTCTAAAATTACTTCTTTTTCTATTATAAATTGAAAATTTGATTAGTGGAGATTTTTTCCTATAAGAATCAGACTTTTACGATATAAAGTGAAACTTTAATCGGTGGGGCTTTTGTTCCTCCCCCACTGATTATTAGCCCACACCAATTGGGTGTTTACGGGCAGTAAGGCTCCCCCTAAACTTCTTTGCTCCAGCTGAATTTTGAGGTGGAAGTTTTACTGCCCACAAATAGCGGGATAAAAAAAAGACTGCCATATTTCGGCAGTCTTAATCGATAAATTCAAATTGATATTCAAGAATTTTTACAATATCTCCGTCTACTGCACCACGTGCACGAAGAGCTTCATCAATACCCATTCCACGCATTTGACGAGCAAATCGGCGTACAGATTCATCACGTGAGAAGTCTGTCATTTTGAATGTTTTCTCAATATCATAACCAGAAATAACAAATGTGCCATCACTTTCGCGTGTAATTTCAAAATTAGATTCAGATTCAAATTTGTACATTACACTTGCTTCAGATTCTTCTACATCATCGTACATTGGGAATTCTGGTGTTGTTTCTAATAAGTTCGCTACTTCAAATAGTAAGTCACGAACACCTTGTTTCGTTACAGCTGAGATTGGGAAAATTTTCACTTCGTCTCCCAATTTTTCTTTAAATGCTTGTAAGTTTTCTTCTGCACCTGGCATATCCATTTTGTTTGCAACAACAACTTGTGGACGCTCAGTTAAACGCATATTGTATTCTTTTAGTTCACTATTGATTGTTACATAATCTTCATATGGCTCACGGCCTTCTAAACCAGACATATCGATAACGTGCACGATTACACGTGTACGCTCAATATGACGTAAGAATTGGTGTCCAAGTCCGACGCCGGCATGTGCGCCTTCAATTAGTCCAGGAAGGTCAGCCATAACGAAGCTGCGGTTATCACCAGTTTCAACAACACCAAGATTTGGAACGATTGTTGTAAAGTGATACTCTGCAATTTTCGGACGCGCTGATGATACAACAGATAATAATGTAGATTTACCTACACTCGGGAATCCAACAAGTCCAACATCTGCTAGTACTTTAAGTTCTAGCGTGACATCACGTTCTTGACCTGGTTCCCCGTTCTCAGCGATTTCTGGCGCTGGGTTCGTCGGTGTTGCGAAACGTGAGTTACCACGGCCACCGCGGCCACCTTTTGCGATTACAGCTGTTTGTTCATGCGTTACTAAATCGGCAAGAATTTCACCTGTTTTTTCATCTTTTACTATTGTTCCCGGTGGAACCTTTACGATTAAATCTTCAGATTTACGACCGTGCTGACCTTTACTCATTCCGTGCTGACCACGATCAGCTTTGAAATGACGTTGGTAGCGGAAGTCCATTAATGTACGTAAGCCTTCCTCAACAACGAAAACAACATCTGCACCTTTACCACCGTCGCCACCTGCTGGGCCACCTTTAGGTACATACTTCTCACGACGATACGCAACCATTCCGTTACCACCGTCGCCGCCTTTTACATATATCTTGACCTGATCTACAAACATTATTTCACCACACTTTTTTCGATTGGTTGTAATATAACTGAGACTTCTTCGTCTCGTACTGTATAAGAAATGGAATACCATTTATTGTTTTGGTTCGCAAGCCAATTCTGTAGTTCTTCTACACTCGTTAGCTTACCACGAAAATCAAAAAAGAAACGAGCATTCTCCGCGTCACATTCAATTGTGATACAAACATAATTTTCAACATATACGTCTAAACTATGCTGAAGCATTGAGAAAAATTGATTCGTCCATGTACATACAGTCTCATCTAAGTGAGATAAGTTATGTAATTTCCCTAATACTTCGTACTCCAATAAGCACGGCTGCTGTTTCCAATTATATGTTAAAATCCACTCTGAAAATAAAGGCATTGATAGCCCTATCAGATTGGATTCTTGTCTCGCTTCTTGGACAAAACGATCGATGAGCCTATGAATCTCTTCCACTTTTCCAAGGGAAAGGTTTCCTTTAACCATCTGCATACGATTGAGCCAATCATGTCTTGAATGGCGCAACGCATCTATAATTGTCCATTTTTCATTCATTTAGATACCCCTTAATATAGAAAAACTCTAACCTGCACTCAGGTTAGAGTTTTCCGTGAGTTCTTATGCTTCTTGAGCAACAGGATATACGCTCACTTGTTTGCGGTCACGGCCAAGACGCTCAAAGCGTACTACGCCGTCAACTTTCGCGTATAAAGTGTCATCGCCACCACGACCAACGTTAACACCTGGATAAATTTTTGTACCGCGTTGACGGTAAAGAATTGAACCACCTGAAACCGTTTGACCATCTGCGCGTTTAGCACCAAGACGTTTTGACTGAGAGTCACGACCGTTCTTTGTACTACCTACACCTTTCTTAGATGCGAAAAACTGAAGATCTAATCTTAACATACGTTACACCTCCTGCACTTTTTCTATTAAACGGATATACTTTCCGTAATCAAGTTCGATCGTCTTTAGCGAAACAACCAATCCTTCTAAAAGCGTTTGTGCTTTTTCTGCTGCATGAACGTCTAAATCATTAGGCAATTCATACGTTAAGAATCCGCCATCACTTCCGAGTTCAATAGTTGCCTGCACATTACAAAGTTCTTCCACTGCATTTATAGAACCAAACACAACCGCTGTAGTTCCAGCACAGACAAGGTCTTGTCCATGTGGCGCATAATCGGCATGTCCAGTCATTTTAAATGATTGGATACTTCCTAATTTCGTGCGACTTATCGTAATTTTAATCATGTTAACCTGAATTAAGCGTTGATAGCTTCAACAACTAGCTTAGTGTAAGGTTGACGATGACCTTGTTTCTTACGATTGTTCTTTTTCGCTTTGTATTTGAAAACGATGATTTTCTTAGCGCGACCTTGTTTTTCAACTTTAGCAGTCACTGTTGCGCCTTCTACAACTGGGCTACCAACTTTAACGTTTTCGCCACCAACGAAAAGAACTTTGTCAAAAGTAACAGTTTCACCAGCTTCAACATCTAATTTTTCAATGTAGATTGCTTGACCAGCTTCAACTTTAATTTGTTTTCCACCTGTTTCGATAATTGCGTACATACTTGCACCTCCTCTTAATTACTAAGACTCGCCAAAAACGAGGTAGACATACATGTCTTTAGGGAACCTGTTTTGTGCGGTTGTAGCATATAGCCGTTTAGGTGCTATAAACTATAACATAAAGATGTTATCATGAATCATAGACTATTGTCAATAAATGTTCTACTAACTATTTTTTCCGTTCTACAATTTCTTTCTTACTTCCAAATCGGATAATAGCGTACTTTTCGATAATATCATCTTTGAAATAAATTTCAAATGGAAGATTTTTTTGTAATTCTTTTTGTAGAAAATGCTTTTGCAAAATTTTCGGTGCAGCGATTAATACTGCTTCATCTTCTATATTGCCATATGTAATTAATTCTCTCTCTAACTCATACGCAATTGTTTCATAAGACATGACATATCCCGTCGCTTTACATGGTACACATTCTTCTAATAATACGTCACGTAACGAATGTTTCTTACGTTTACGCGTCATCTCTAAAATTCCTAATTCCGTAAATCCGAGTACTCTCGTATATGTACGATCATCTTGTAAAGCTAACATTAAACTCTCTCTTACCTTCTCTTTATCTTCTCGTCTTTTCATATTAATAAAATCAATTAATATCATACCGCCAATATCACGCAGTCTTAATTGACGAGCAATCTCTTCAGCAGCCGCTTCATTTGTGCGAAGTACAGTATCTTGTAAATTTTGTTTTCCAGTAAATTTGCCTGTATTCACATCAATTACAGTCATCGTCTCCATTTGTTCTACAATTAGATACGCACCATTTGGTAGCCACACAATTTTTTGAAGTGCTTTCTCGATTTCACGATCTATTCCAAAATGGTTAAACATCGAAGATTTTTCATTGTAAAAGGATACTCTTTCTTCCCCTACTTTTTCTTCTAATTCTTTTACTACACTTCTCGTATCTGCAACTACTTTTTCAATCGTTTCAATTGGGTTCTCCTGAAATACACGATCTAAAAACGTCGCTGGTCGATGAAGTAGTAACGGCGCCTTTCCTTGCTCTTCTCTTCTTTTTAATTCTTCATATAACTGCTGCAACCCTTGCATTTCAGCTTGTATTTCATCAATTGTTCCTTTTTCAGAAGCAGAGCGGAAAATGTATCCACCCGTTCCTTTCACTTCAACTCCGAGCAACTGTTGTCTTCTTTTGTTATTTTTTATTTTCCGAGAAATAGCGCGCATTTCATCATACGGCATGTAAACAACATATTTTCCGGTAAATTCTATATTCGCTGTTAACTTAGGACCTTTCGTATCAATTGCTTCTTTCACAACTTGTACAAGTATCGCCTGTCCTTCATGTATGCGATATGAAGATGGTACATCATCATATGAAAGATATGCATGTTTTTCTAATCCGATATTTACAAAGGCTGCGTTCATTCCAGCAATTGTTCTTACGATACGCCCAACATAAATATGCCCGACAATCTCCTGCTCTTCATTCCTTTTCCATAAAAGCTCGACAATTTTTTGTTTCTCTTCTATCGCAACACGCTTTTCCGAACCAGTGTAGTTTATATATAACGTCTTCAAAATTTTTTCCTCACTTTTCACTTCTTTTCCTTACAATATAAAAGGTTAGTGTCGTCGTCAACACTAACCAATTAATTCTTCAACAGACGAAGTTGTTCGTTTTTCAGCAAAATACGCATAGAGCAATTCATTTTCGTCCAATGTGTAATGCTCTTTATATTTTCCATGGACGATAATAGAGTGTTTATATCCTCTACGAAATTTTGTAAAAATCGTATACAAGCGATCTTCTGTTTTCACCTCAATAGGTGCAATCTTTTCAATATCTCTTTTATTCCCATAATAACGTTCTAATAAAAAACGCATAAAT
This genomic interval from Bacillus cereus contains the following:
- a CDS encoding ABC transporter permease, with product MNFRQLALNNVKGNWRNYKAFLISSCLSIVVFFMYASFIYHPDVVSGNISMKTMITKGLESMNYIVVIFSALFILYANSTFLRARKKEFGLLTLIGGTKSQLGRMIILEQLMLGSTAIVVGIGIGMLCSKLFFQALSVLLKVDKTLPLVWNGKAVLITAGIYFILFLILSLFSVWTVGRLQIIDLLREARKQKVEPFAFTWLCVAGIGCIIAAYVLCFQVTIMNFIMYFLPIVGLTIGGTYLLFTQGSTVVLKALQKRKQSFYTYPNMFVLSNLIYKMKDNARFLFVISIITAVVSSAVGTLYVYFENMSAKTIDLTPHAISYEEKGINTHTIINEEKVQVLLKKNGFEDARKITYVKLPATQKIAFFNSEHEVPTAIIAEKEYNAEVRKQKREEVREVHNAPGSATMIMSDMTNDLVKIDRAKPYEITINGQKQSVQLNEPTSYSVFNDDEYLIVNDQDFEKYAKLVPDEEKTKYYGYYIEDWKSTEDLVLDLKKEIAPEKQGELKNSVFAYKDIRESGAITMFIGFFVAVLFFFFACSMTYFKWFNDKEQDRIQFKSLKRIGMTDKEIHKIAIRQMGVIFFIPILIGTIHSGFALHTLGKMLYIDLWKSGAIVIGAYIVASAIYFMIAQRGYLKHVKS
- the obgE gene encoding GTPase ObgE — encoded protein: MFVDQVKIYVKGGDGGNGMVAYRREKYVPKGGPAGGDGGKGADVVFVVEEGLRTLMDFRYQRHFKADRGQHGMSKGQHGRKSEDLIVKVPPGTIVKDEKTGEILADLVTHEQTAVIAKGGRGGRGNSRFATPTNPAPEIAENGEPGQERDVTLELKVLADVGLVGFPSVGKSTLLSVVSSARPKIAEYHFTTIVPNLGVVETGDNRSFVMADLPGLIEGAHAGVGLGHQFLRHIERTRVIVHVIDMSGLEGREPYEDYVTINSELKEYNMRLTERPQVVVANKMDMPGAEENLQAFKEKLGDEVKIFPISAVTKQGVRDLLFEVANLLETTPEFPMYDDVEESEASVMYKFESESNFEITRESDGTFVISGYDIEKTFKMTDFSRDESVRRFARQMRGMGIDEALRARGAVDGDIVKILEYQFEFID
- a CDS encoding Rne/Rng family ribonuclease codes for the protein MKTLYINYTGSEKRVAIEEKQKIVELLWKRNEEQEIVGHIYVGRIVRTIAGMNAAFVNIGLEKHAYLSYDDVPSSYRIHEGQAILVQVVKEAIDTKGPKLTANIEFTGKYVVYMPYDEMRAISRKIKNNKRRQQLLGVEVKGTGGYIFRSASEKGTIDEIQAEMQGLQQLYEELKRREEQGKAPLLLHRPATFLDRVFQENPIETIEKVVADTRSVVKELEEKVGEERVSFYNEKSSMFNHFGIDREIEKALQKIVWLPNGAYLIVEQMETMTVIDVNTGKFTGKQNLQDTVLRTNEAAAEEIARQLRLRDIGGMILIDFINMKRREDKEKVRESLMLALQDDRTYTRVLGFTELGILEMTRKRKKHSLRDVLLEECVPCKATGYVMSYETIAYELERELITYGNIEDEAVLIAAPKILQKHFLQKELQKNLPFEIYFKDDIIEKYAIIRFGSKKEIVERKK
- the rplU gene encoding 50S ribosomal protein L21, which encodes MYAIIETGGKQIKVEAGQAIYIEKLDVEAGETVTFDKVLFVGGENVKVGSPVVEGATVTAKVEKQGRAKKIIVFKYKAKKNNRKKQGHRQPYTKLVVEAINA
- a CDS encoding HAMP domain-containing histidine kinase codes for the protein MKVKNYLMDRFSLILSYIVSLCLFGLVLQLQSLLEKKSIDWSTWLYGLLLGTVVFTVYLIYDYRKRSVFLKRIEKYVTGGNTLHDSLLIDTSYTSEQEMVVESFTLLRQQYMNEVHKQHAKEQQQMIFMNQWIHQMKTPVSVIELLLQKYGKEHREARGTIESIREENNRILNGLDLALHMARLDQFAKDYKVEVVNVIDVIRDIINENRKSFIQSSVFPKLMVEEEACMIASDRKWLSIAMSQIVVNAIKYTKIAEAEKKEIQFQIEEKDQKVLLHIKDNGIGIPEQDVKRIFDPFFTGINGRKTREATGMGLYITKEICDNLHHGMYVQSAEGEGTTFTFQFAKDEEYHALMRKMTKL
- a CDS encoding sporulation initiation phosphotransferase B; protein product: MNEKWTIIDALRHSRHDWLNRMQMVKGNLSLGKVEEIHRLIDRFVQEARQESNLIGLSMPLFSEWILTYNWKQQPCLLEYEVLGKLHNLSHLDETVCTWTNQFFSMLQHSLDVYVENYVCITIECDAENARFFFDFRGKLTSVEELQNWLANQNNKWYSISYTVRDEEVSVILQPIEKSVVK
- a CDS encoding response regulator transcription factor, translating into MYKILIVEDDEKIAGILEEHLERYGYQSFRVSDLRHIKNEFVKINPHLVLLDINLPYFDGFYWCRQIRTVSNAPIIFVSARTGEMDQVMAIENGGDDYITKPFHLDIVMAKVKSALRRGYGEYAAAAESDCLGVNGLLLFPSQHVVEWQGQQTELTKNEFYLLECLMKQANQYVTREELLEALWDEVAFVDDNTLTVNVKRVRKKLEELGIKNAIVTKRGYGYALLTEWGEGHEG
- a CDS encoding ribosomal-processing cysteine protease Prp, with protein sequence MIKITISRTKLGSIQSFKMTGHADYAPHGQDLVCAGTTAVVFGSINAVEELCNVQATIELGSDGGFLTYELPNDLDVHAAEKAQTLLEGLVVSLKTIELDYGKYIRLIEKVQEV
- the rpmA gene encoding 50S ribosomal protein L27; the encoded protein is MLRLDLQFFASKKGVGSTKNGRDSQSKRLGAKRADGQTVSGGSILYRQRGTKIYPGVNVGRGGDDTLYAKVDGVVRFERLGRDRKQVSVYPVAQEA
- a CDS encoding ABC transporter ATP-binding protein, translating into MSVLEVKGLTKVYQSKGSVATTALNDINFKIEEGEFVGIMGPSGSGKTTLLNLLATIDKQTSGHVLVNGEEINQMRAAKLAEFRRTHLGFIFQDFNLLDTLSIKENIILPLVMAKKSVNEIDTKVLEIAKFLNIEEILNKKVYEVSGGQQQRAAAARAIIHEPTLILADEPTGNLDSKSAKSLMGALQDLHEQKKVTIAMVTHDPVAASYCERILFIRDGEIFSEIHKGRTKQAFFQEILDVLAMLGGEYHELSPARA